Proteins co-encoded in one Zootoca vivipara chromosome 3, rZooViv1.1, whole genome shotgun sequence genomic window:
- the LOC118082368 gene encoding glutathione S-transferase 3, which produces MSGKPRLYYFDGRGKMESIRWLLAAAGVEFEEEFLETREQYEKLLQDGFLLFQQVPFVEMDGMKMVQTRAILSYIAAKHNLYGKDLKERALIDMYAEGTTDLMVLIMMTPFISPEDKEKQLATILKKATQRYFPVYEKVLKEHGEDFLVGNQFSWADVQLLEAILMVEEKSSSVLADFPHLQAFKERISNIPTIKKFLEPGSQRKPAPDERYVETVRRVLQMHHNLSANP; this is translated from the exons ATGTCTGGAAAGCCCAGACTGTACTACTTCGATGGAAGAGGCAAGATGGAGTCAATACGATGGCTGTTAGCAGCAGCGGGGGTGGAG TTTGAAGAGGAATTTCTGGAGACCAGAGAGCAATACGAGAAGCTGCTTCAAG ATGGATTCCTCCTCTTTCAGCAAGTGCCCTTTGTGGAAATGGATGGGATGAAGATGGTTCAGACGCGAGCTATCCTCAGCTACATCGCAGCAAAGCACAACCTCTACGGGAAGGACCTGAAGGAGAGAGCACT AATTGACATGTATGCAGAAGGAACAACGGACCTAATGGTCTTGATTATGATGACCCCTTTCATATCCCCTGAGGACAAGGAGAAGCAACTGGCTACAATCCTCAAAAAAGCAACACAAAGATATTTCCCTGTTTATGAAAAG GTGCTGAAGGAACATGGAGAAGATTTCCTTGTTGGCAACCAGTTCAGCTGGGCAGACGTCCAGCTGCTTGAAGCTATTCTGATGGTGGAGGAAAAATCCTCCAGTGTTTTGGCCGACTTCCCTCACTTGCAG GCTTTTAAAGAAAGGATCAGCAACATCCCCACAATTAAGAAATTTTTGGAGCCAGGAAGCCAGAGGAAACCTGCGCCTGACGAGAGATATGTGGAGACTGTGAGAAGAGTCCTCCAGATGCATCATAATCTGTCTGCAAATCCTTAG